A window of Pyxidicoccus trucidator genomic DNA:
ATCTCCGGCGCCGGGCTGGCCCGCGGCTACCTGCACCGTGCGGACCTCACCGCCGAGCGCTTCCTGCCGGACGCCTTCAGCCCCACCCCCGGCGCGCGCATGTACCGCACCGGCGACAAGGTGCGCTGGCTGGCCGACGGCACCCTCGACTATCTGGGCCGCACCGACTTCCAGGTGAAGCTGCGCGGCTTCCGGATTGAGCCAGGCGAAATCGAGTCCGTGCTCGCGCTGCACCCCGCCGTGCACCAGGCGGTGGTGCTGGTGCGGGAGGACGTGCCCGGCGACAAGCGCCTGGTGGCCTGGTTCTCCTCGCGCACCCAGCCGCCCGCGTCCTCCGAGCTGCGCTCCTTCCTCAAGGAGCGGCTGCCCGAGTACATGGTGCCCTCCGTCTTCGTGCCCTTGGAGTCACTGCCGCTGACGCCCAACGGCAAGGTGGACCGCAAGGCCCTGCCCGCGCCGGAGGCCTCGCTGCTGGCCTCCTCCAGCGCCTACGTCGCACCGGCCACGCCCACCGAGGAGCAGCTCGCCGCCGTCTGGGCCCAGGTGCTGCGCGTGGAGAAGGTGGGCCGTCACGACGACTTCTTCGCTCTCGGCGGCCACTCACTGCTCGCCACCCAGGTGGTGGCGCGCATCCGCACGGCGCTCGGCGTGGAGCTGCCCCTGCGCGCGCTCTTCGAGTCGCCCACCCTGGAGCAGCTCGCCCTCCAGGTGGAGAAGGCCAGCCACTCCACCGGCATCCCCGCCCTGCGGCCCGTGCCGCGCCAGGGCTCCCTGCCGCTGTCCTTCGCCCAGCAGCGGCTGTGGTTCCTGGACCAGCTCCAGCCAGGCGGCGCCCTCTACAACATCCCCACCCCCTTGAGGTTGGAGGGTGCGCTGGAGGTGGCCGTCCTGGAGCGCGCCTTCACCGAGCTGGTGCGCCGTCACGAGTCGCTGCGCACCACCTTCCATGCCGACGCGGGCCACCCCTTCCAGCGCATCCACCCGCCCACGCCCTTCCACCTGTCCCGGGTGGACCTGAGCGCACGCGAGGACCGCGAGGCCGAGGTCCGCCGCCTCGTCCTGGAGGACGCCGCGCGGCCCTTCGACCTCGCCACCGGGCCGCTGCTGCGCACCGCCCTGCTGCGCTTGTCCGAGCAGCAGCATGTGCTGCTGCTCAACCTCCACCACATCGTCTCCGACGGCTGGTCCACTCCCGTGCTGATGAGGGAGGTGGCCACCCTCTACGAGGCGTTCCGCCAGGGCCAGCCCTCGCCGCTGCCCGAGCTGCCGGTGCAGTACGCCGACTACGCCGTCTGGCAGCGCGGCTGGCTCCAGGGCGAAGCGCTGGACGCGCAGCTGGGCTGGTGGAAGCAGCAGCTCGCCGGGGCACCCCATGCCCTGGAGCTGCCCACCGACTTCCCGCGCCCACCCGTCCAGTCCTTCCGCGGTGCGACGGTGCACTTCCAGCTCCCGCGTGCGCTGAGCCGTGCGTTGGAGGCGCTGTGCCAGAAGCAGGGTGCCACCCTCTTCATGGGCCTGCTGGCCGCCACCCAGGCCCTGCTGGCCCGCCACTCCGGCCAGCAGGACATCGTCCTCGGCTCGCCCATCGCCGGCCGCCGCTTCTCCGAGCTCGAAGGCCTCATCGGCTTCTTCATCAACACCCTCGCCCTTCGCGCCCGCATGGAGGACAACCCCTCCTTCTCCGCCCTGCTGGGCCGCGTGCGTGAGTCCACCCTCGGCGCCTTCGCCTGCCAGGACGTGCCCTTCGAGAAGCTCGTCGAGGAGCTGCGGCCCCAGCGAGACCTGAGCCGCTCGCCTCTCTTCCAGGCGATGGTCATCCTCCAGAACGCCTCGGAGGCCTCGGCGGGAAGCCCTGGCGCAGCCTCCTCCGCGCGTTCGAAAGAGGTCCTCGCCATCCAGCCCGTGGAGGGGGAAGGCAGTGACGCCAAGTTCGACCTGACCTTCGCCTTCGTCAGCACGCCGGAAGGCCTCGCCGGCTCGCTCAACTACTGCGTGGACCTGTTCCGCGAGGACACCGTCCGCCGCCTCGCCTTCCATCTCCAGCGCCTGCTGGAGGCCGTCACCGCCTGGCCCGAGCAGTCGCTGCTGGACGTGCCCCTGCTCTCGGCCGCCGAGCGCCAGACGCTGCTGGTGGAGTGGAATGACACCCGCACCCCGCTGCGCCGCGGCCTGCTGCACCACCTCGTCTCCGCCCAGGCCGCCCGCACGCCCGATGCGCTCGCCCTCGTCGCCGGAGAGGTGCGCCTCTCCTACCGTCAGCTCGACGCGCGCGCCAACCGCCTCGCCCACGCCCTGCACGCCCAGGGCGTCCGGCCCGAGGTGCGCGTCGCCGTCCTCCTGGAGCGCAACGCCGACCTGCTCGTCGCGCTGCTGGCCATCCTCAAGGCCGGTGGCACCTACGTCCCGCTCGACGCCAACTACCCGCGCTCACGCCTGACGTACACCCTCGCCGACTCCCAGGCCCGCCTCCTGCTCGCCCACCGGCCCCTGCTCGACTCCCTCCAGCTCGACTCCCAGGCCCTCTCCACCCTCTGCCTCGACTCGCTGCCCGAGGGCTTCGACTCGCGACCCGACTCCCCTCCAGAGTCCTCCGTGGGCGAGGACAACCTCGCCTACGTCATCTACACCTCGGGCAGCACCGGGCAGCCCAAAGGCGTGGCCATTACGCACGCCAACGCCACCGCCTTCCTCGACTGGGCCACGGGTACCTTCTCCCCCGCCCAGCTCGCCGGCACCCTGGCCGCCACCTCCATCTGCTTCGACCTGTCCGTCTTCGAGCTCTTCGCCCCGCTGACGTGCGGCGGCGCCGTGCTGCTGGCGCGCGACGCGCTGGCGCTGCCCTCGCTGCCCGCCGCGCGGGAGGTGACGCTCCTCAATACCGTGCCCTCGGCCGCCGCCGAGTTGCTGCGGCTGGGCGCCATTCCTCCCTCCGTCTCCACCGTCAACCTCGCCGGAGAGCCGCTGCCGGGCGCGCTGGCGCGCGGCCTCTACGCCACGGGCACCGTCCAGCACGTCTTCAACCTCTACGGGCCTACCGAGGACACCACCTACTCCACCTTCACCCGCGTGCCCGAGGGCCCCGGCGAGCCCACCATCGGCCTGCCCCTGCCTCAAACCAGCGCCTACATCCTCAACCCCCGCCTCCAGCTGCAGCCAGTGGGCGTGCCCGGTGAGTTGTACCTGGCCGGCGCGGGCCTGGCCCGTGGCTACCTCGCCCAGCCCGCCCTCACCGCGGAGCGCTTCGTGCCGGACGCCTTCAGCCCCACCCCCGGCGCGCGCATGTACCGCACCGGGGACCTGGTGCGCCGACGAGCCGATGGCCAGCTGGAGTACCTGGGCCGCACCGACTTCCAGGTGAAGGTGCGCGGCTTCCGTATCGAGCTGGGTGAAATCGAAGCCTCCCTCCGCCAGTACCCCGGCGTGCAGCAGGTGCTCGTCATGGCCCGCGAGGACGTGCCCGGCGACAAACGCCTGGTGGCCTACGTGGTACCGCCGGCCGGCGTCGACGCCGACGCCCTGCGCACCCACGTGCGCAAGAGCCTGCCCGACTTCATGGTGCCCTCCGCCTTCGTCCCCTTGGAGGCGCTGCCGCTGACGCCCAACGGCAAGGTGGACCGAAGGGCCCTGCCCGCACCCGGGGCCTCGCTGCTGGCCTCCTCCAGCACCTACGTCGCGCCGGCCTCTCCCACCGAGGAACGGCTGGCCTCCATCTGGGCCCAGGTGTTGCGCGTGGAGAAGGTGGGCCGTCACGACGACTTCTTCGCCCTCGGTGGCCACTCGCTGCTCGCCACCCAGCTCGTCTCCCGCGTGCGCTCCACCCTCGACGTGGAGCTGCCGCTGCGCGCCCTCTTCGAGGCCCCCACCGTCGAAGGCCTGGCCGCTCGCATCGAGTCCGCACGGCACGCCGCTCCCCTGAGCCGTGCCCCCGCCATCGTCCCCGTACCGCGCTCCGGCCCGCTGCCGCTGTCCTTCGCCCAGCAACGCCTGTGGTTCATCGACCAGCTCAGCCCGGGCCTTGCCGCCTACAACATGCCCGCCGTCGAGTGGCTGAACGGGTTCGTCGACCCGGAGGCCCTGAGGCGCAGTCTCGAAGAACTGGTGCAGCGTCACGAAGCGCTGCGCACCACCTTCGTCCAGCACGAGGGCCAGCCCGTCCAGCGCATCGCTCCCCGAGCCGAGCTTCCCCTCCGCCTGGTGGACCTGAGCGGCCTCGCGCCAGCAGCCGCACAAGCGGCGCTCCAGCTTCAGGTGGGTGAGGAGGCGCAGGGGTCCTTCAACCTCGCCACCGGCCCGCTGGTGCGCGCGACGCTGTGGAAGCTGGGCTCCGACTCGCACGTGCTGCTGCTCAACATGCACCACATCGTCTCCGACGGTTGGTCCATGGGCGTGCTGGTGCGCGAGGTGATGGCGCTCTACGAGGCCTTCAGCCAGGGCCGGCCCTCGCCGCTGCCTCCACTGGCGCTCCAGTACGCCGACTACGCCGTCTGGCAGCGTGACTGGATGCAGGGCGCGGTGCTCGAAGAGCAGCTGGCCTGGTGGCGCCAGAAGCTGGCGGGCCTCACCCCGCTGGAGCTGCCCATCGACAAGCCGCGTCCGCCCGTGCAGACCTTCCGGGGCGACCAGGTGCACGTCGGCCTGTCGCCCGACGTCTCCAACACGCTCAAGGCGCTGTGCCAGCAGGAAGGCGCCACGCCCTTCATGGCCCTGCTGGCCGCCTTCCAGTTGCTGCTGGCCCGCTACTCCGGCCAGCGGGACATCAGCGTCGGCTCACCCATCGCCGGCCGCCAGTACGGCGAGCTGGAGGGACTCATTGGCTTCTTCGTCAACACCCTGGTGATGCGCGCCCGGGTGGAGGCCCCCGACTCCTTCCGCACCCTGCTGCGGCAGGTGAAGGAGTCGGCGCTGGGCGCGTATGCGCACCAGGACGTGCCCTTCGAGCGACTGGTGGAGGAGATTCAGCCCACGAGAGACCTGGGGCGCACCCCGCTCTTCCAGGTGCTCTTCGTCCTGCAGAACACTCCCACCCCCTCGCCCACGAAGCAGCAACGGGAGCCAGCGACAGGGGCGGCGCCGCCGCAAGTGGAGCGGCAGTCCCCCGCGGCCAAGTTCGAGCTGCACCTGGGCCTGGAAGACTCGCCTGAGGGCTACCAGGGGACGCTGGGCTACAACACCGACCTGTTCGAGTCGGACACGATTCAGCGCATGGCGGAGCACTTCCGCACATTGGTAGCAGCCGTCGTCTCCCGGCCCGACGCGCCTCTGGGATCGCTGTCCATGCTGCCGCAGGCCGAGCGCCAGCGGCTGCTCGTGGACTGGAACGCCACTGCCTCCGAGTACCCGCGCACCTCCACCCTGCCCGAGGTCTTCGCGCAGGTGGTGGCGCGTCATGCCGACAAGGTTGCCGTCGAGTTCGCCAGTGAGCTCCAAGGTGAGCTCGGAGCCTCGAAGCTCACCTATCGGCAGTTGGATGAGCGCGCCAACCAGCTCGCACACCACCTGCGCGGCCTGGGCGTCTCCACCGACTCGCGCGTGGCCATCGCCCTGGACCGCTCGCTGGAGCTGATTGTCTCCCTCGTTGCCATCCTCAAGGCCGGCGGCGCCTACGTCCCGCTGGACCCGTCGTATCCGCGCGAGCGCCTCGCCGCCATGCTGGAGGACGCACGCCCCACGGTGCTCATCACCACGCGCGAGTTGCTGGAGAAGCTGCCCACCGAGGGCCTCTCGACCGTAGTGCTTGGGGAGGTGTCCGTGGAGGGACAGCCCACGTCCGCGCTTCCCGTGGCCGCGCTGCCCCAGAGCCTTGCGTACATCGACTTCACCTCCGGCTCCACCGGTAGGCCCAAGGGTGTCGGAACTCCGCACGCTGCCGTGCTGCGCACCCTCTTCGGCGTGGACTACGCGCACCTGGGCCCGGATGAGACGTTCCTGCTCATCGCTCCGCTGTCCTTCGACGCCTCCACCCTGGAGCTGTGGGGGCCGCTGCTCCACGGCGCGCGGCTCGTCGTCTTCCCGCCGCACTCGCCGTCGGACCTGAAGTCGCTGGAGGACGTGCTCACGAAGCACGGGGTCACCACGCTGCACCTGACCGCCGGCCTCTTCACCCAGGTGGTGGACCACAACCTGCCCGCCCTGCGAGGGGTGAAGCAACTGCTCACCGGAGGCGACGTGGTGAGCGCCCCCCACGTGCGCCGCGTGCTGGAAGGAATGCTCATTCCGGTGACGGCCTGCTACGGCCCCACCGAGTCCACCCTCTTCGCCTCCTGCCACCGCATGACGTCGGTGGAGCACGTGGGCGCCTCCGTTTCCATCGGCCGGCCCATCGGCAACACCCAGATGTACGTCCTGGACGGCTCCGGCCAGCCGGTTCCCGTAGGCGTCACGGGTGAGCTGTTCATCGGCGGCGACGGGGTGTCTCGGGGCTACCTGGAGCAGCCCGCCCTCACCGCCGAGCACTTCATGCCCGACGCCTTCTCCTCCACGCCCGGAGCCCGCCTCTACCGCACGGG
This region includes:
- a CDS encoding non-ribosomal peptide synthetase, with amino-acid sequence AFTELVRRHESLRTTFHADAGHPFQRIHPPTPFHLSRVDLSAREDREAEARRLVLEDAARPFDLATGPLLRTALLRLSERQHLLVLNFHHIVSDGWSTDVLVREVAALYEALRQGRPSPLPALPVQYADYAVWQRDWLQGEALEQQLGWWKQQLAGAPHALELPTDFPRPPVQTSRGATLHFQLPRELSRALEALCQKQGATLFMGLLAATQALLARHSGQQDIVLGSPIAGRRFSELEGLIGFFINTLALRARLDDNPSFTTLLGRVRETTLGAFAYQDVPFEKLVEELQPQRDLSRSPLFQAMVVFQNAMDTAARDPGRGTSSAQDALAIRFVELEDTSAKFDLTFSFVSTPEGLASSLNYCVDLFREDTARRLTSHLRALLEAVTARPEQPLLEVPLLSAAERHRVLRAWNDTAAGFPVDSTFHHVFEHQAALTPDAPAVCFEEDVLSFAQLNARANQLAHHLRSLGVGPDVPVAFCLERSAEAVVALLGVMKSGGGYVPLDPAWPLQRRTLTLQDCRAPVLLTRQALVDGWHPAGARVLCLDTEAALLASRPTHDPAPVTSAANLAYVIYTSGSTGTPKGVMIQHHSVLNLRHALRQSVYAGQPAGLRVSVNAPLSFDASVKQLVQLLDGHCLFLVPDVIRQDPRALVDWVRRHRVDVLDCTPSLLRLMLQEGLLQGETAPRLLVPGGESLDEATWLELAAAPATRTFNVYGPTECTVDSTAFGVRTGTRPTIGGPLANVHTYVLDAWLRPVPVGVPGELFISGAGLARGYLHRADLTAERFLPDAFSPTPGARMYRTGDKVRWLADGTLDYLGRTDFQVKLRGFRIEPGEIESVLALHPAVHQAVVLVREDVPGDKRLVAWFSSRTQPPASSELRSFLKERLPEYMVPSVFVPLESLPLTPNGKVDRKALPAPEASLLASSSAYVAPATPTEEQLAAVWAQVLRVEKVGRHDDFFALGGHSLLATQVVARIRTALGVELPLRALFESPTLEQLALQVEKASHSTGIPALRPVPRQGSLPLSFAQQRLWFLDQLQPGGALYNIPTPLRLEGALEVAVLERAFTELVRRHESLRTTFHADAGHPFQRIHPPTPFHLSRVDLSAREDREAEVRRLVLEDAARPFDLATGPLLRTALLRLSEQQHVLLLNLHHIVSDGWSTPVLMREVATLYEAFRQGQPSPLPELPVQYADYAVWQRGWLQGEALDAQLGWWKQQLAGAPHALELPTDFPRPPVQSFRGATVHFQLPRALSRALEALCQKQGATLFMGLLAATQALLARHSGQQDIVLGSPIAGRRFSELEGLIGFFINTLALRARMEDNPSFSALLGRVRESTLGAFACQDVPFEKLVEELRPQRDLSRSPLFQAMVILQNASEASAGSPGAASSARSKEVLAIQPVEGEGSDAKFDLTFAFVSTPEGLAGSLNYCVDLFREDTVRRLAFHLQRLLEAVTAWPEQSLLDVPLLSAAERQTLLVEWNDTRTPLRRGLLHHLVSAQAARTPDALALVAGEVRLSYRQLDARANRLAHALHAQGVRPEVRVAVLLERNADLLVALLAILKAGGTYVPLDANYPRSRLTYTLADSQARLLLAHRPLLDSLQLDSQALSTLCLDSLPEGFDSRPDSPPESSVGEDNLAYVIYTSGSTGQPKGVAITHANATAFLDWATGTFSPAQLAGTLAATSICFDLSVFELFAPLTCGGAVLLARDALALPSLPAAREVTLLNTVPSAAAELLRLGAIPPSVSTVNLAGEPLPGALARGLYATGTVQHVFNLYGPTEDTTYSTFTRVPEGPGEPTIGLPLPQTSAYILNPRLQLQPVGVPGELYLAGAGLARGYLAQPALTAERFVPDAFSPTPGARMYRTGDLVRRRADGQLEYLGRTDFQVKVRGFRIELGEIEASLRQYPGVQQVLVMAREDVPGDKRLVAYVVPPAGVDADALRTHVRKSLPDFMVPSAFVPLEALPLTPNGKVDRRALPAPGASLLASSSTYVAPASPTEERLASIWAQVLRVEKVGRHDDFFALGGHSLLATQLVSRVRSTLDVELPLRALFEAPTVEGLAARIESARHAAPLSRAPAIVPVPRSGPLPLSFAQQRLWFIDQLSPGLAAYNMPAVEWLNGFVDPEALRRSLEELVQRHEALRTTFVQHEGQPVQRIAPRAELPLRLVDLSGLAPAAAQAALQLQVGEEAQGSFNLATGPLVRATLWKLGSDSHVLLLNMHHIVSDGWSMGVLVREVMALYEAFSQGRPSPLPPLALQYADYAVWQRDWMQGAVLEEQLAWWRQKLAGLTPLELPIDKPRPPVQTFRGDQVHVGLSPDVSNTLKALCQQEGATPFMALLAAFQLLLARYSGQRDISVGSPIAGRQYGELEGLIGFFVNTLVMRARVEAPDSFRTLLRQVKESALGAYAHQDVPFERLVEEIQPTRDLGRTPLFQVLFVLQNTPTPSPTKQQREPATGAAPPQVERQSPAAKFELHLGLEDSPEGYQGTLGYNTDLFESDTIQRMAEHFRTLVAAVVSRPDAPLGSLSMLPQAERQRLLVDWNATASEYPRTSTLPEVFAQVVARHADKVAVEFASELQGELGASKLTYRQLDERANQLAHHLRGLGVSTDSRVAIALDRSLELIVSLVAILKAGGAYVPLDPSYPRERLAAMLEDARPTVLITTRELLEKLPTEGLSTVVLGEVSVEGQPTSALPVAALPQSLAYIDFTSGSTGRPKGVGTPHAAVLRTLFGVDYAHLGPDETFLLIAPLSFDASTLELWGPLLHGARLVVFPPHSPSDLKSLEDVLTKHGVTTLHLTAGLFTQVVDHNLPALRGVKQLLTGGDVVSAPHVRRVLEGMLIPVTACYGPTESTLFASCHRMTSVEHVGASVSIGRPIGNTQMYVLDGSGQPVPVGVTGELFIGGDGVSRGYLEQPALTAEHFMPDAFSSTPGARLYRTGDLARWRRDGLLDFLGRADAQVKVRGYRIELAEVEAALLAFPGVGQTVAVVREDVPGDKRLVAYVAASETLDVAGLRAFIKERLPEYMVPSAVVRLDALPLTANSKVDRKALPAPDVTRASLAESYVA